The sequence CCTGAAAGCCTCGACCAGCTGGTGCGGGAGGCTTCGAACAAAACCAACCGTGTCGGCAAGGGTGTATTCGCGGCCATCCAGTGTCTGGTGCTTGCGAATTGTTGGATCAAGAGTTGCGAAAAGAGCATTCTCGACCAACACCCCGGCTTTAGTGAGCCTGTTCAGAAGTGAGGATTTACCAGCGTTTGTATATCCTGCGATCGCCACCTGTGGCACCTTGGATTTCTCACGAGCGGAGCGCTTCACATCACGAGCCTGCTTCATCAAGGAAATCTCTCGCCTGAGCTTGGCCATTCTGGTATTGATGCGGCGCCGATCGAGCTCAATCTTGGTCTCACCTGGCCCCCTAGAGCCAATACCAACACCTCCCGCGGCTTGACCACCGGCTTGCCTTGACATTGAGTCACCCCAACCACGCAACCGGGGCAATAGATACTCAAGCTGGGCTAACTCGACCTGCGCCTTGCCCTCACGGCTCTTGGCATGCTGCGCAAAAATATCCAAAATAATCGCGGTGCGATCGACCACCTTGATTTTGACGACATCTTCAAGCGCGCGACGCTGGGACGGGCCCAATTCCCCATCTGCGATTACAGTGTCAGCGCCTAGCGCTGCCACTAATTCGCATAATTCTTGCGCCTTACCCTTACCAAAGTAGGTAGCTGGGTCCGGCTTCGGCCTTCTTTGAAGGACCCCATCCAGCACCTCAGCGCCGGCGGTCTCAGCCAAGGCGGCTAACTCTCTGAGCGAGTTTTCGGCGTCGGTGATGGTTCCGCTACCCCAGACCCCGATTAAGACCACTTTCTCCAAACGAAGTTGCCGGTACTCGACATCGGTGATGTCTTGAAGTTCGGTAGACAGCCCCGGAACTCGCCTGAGCGATTCGCGCTCTTCAAGATCTAGCTGGTCGCCATCAAATTCAGACTCGGGGGCGGCTGCTCCGCGCCGGAGAATGCGGTCAATCGTGGATTCAGATTCCATTGTTCTAAAAGCCTAGGCCTGCATTAGGTTTGTGTCATGGTCGCGCAGCATTATTTCAGCTCAGACCCCCAAAGCTCTAAGAGAACAAGCGATGTTGAGTTCGAAGTTGGTGGGGTTGAATTTTCGCTCACGGCAGCAAGTGGGACTTTCAGTGCAACAAAACTCGATCCCGGAACCAGAGTGCTTCTGAAAGAACACCGTCACTTCCCCAAAAGCGGCAACGTCCTGGACCTGGGTTGCGGTTGGGGT is a genomic window of Candidatus Aquiluna sp. UB-MaderosW2red containing:
- the hflX gene encoding GTPase HflX; this translates as MESESTIDRILRRGAAAPESEFDGDQLDLEERESLRRVPGLSTELQDITDVEYRQLRLEKVVLIGVWGSGTITDAENSLRELAALAETAGAEVLDGVLQRRPKPDPATYFGKGKAQELCELVAALGADTVIADGELGPSQRRALEDVVKIKVVDRTAIILDIFAQHAKSREGKAQVELAQLEYLLPRLRGWGDSMSRQAGGQAAGGVGIGSRGPGETKIELDRRRINTRMAKLRREISLMKQARDVKRSAREKSKVPQVAIAGYTNAGKSSLLNRLTKAGVLVENALFATLDPTIRKHQTLDGREYTLADTVGFVRSLPHQLVEAFRSTLEEISAADLIIHVVDATDPNPMGQIKTVRAVIRDVEASAIEELVVFNKSDLISEADAVLLRGLIPGCLLISTRTGLGINELEKRIAEFLPRPDVEFFGLIPYDRGDLVSRTHLSGKVLNFEYVEAGTKIHALVRPDLANELSGFATRP